A single window of Paenibacillus sp. FSL H8-0537 DNA harbors:
- a CDS encoding sugar phosphate isomerase/epimerase yields the protein MIRHKLAAQLFTLRNEVKKDFEGVLKDLRKMGWAAVQIDGLHGYPARDIAAVMKEAGLKTAGMHVGLERMKHDLNAVLEEALLFDTKDFICHSLPDGLQTPEGYASVKKDLLAVAAKVDGTGYRVGYHNHDFEFHTTIDGKFALEYLLEDTSIYAEIDTYWVLKAGHDPLSFIRNYAFRMPILHLKDMTSDGRQYFSEIGSGLIDFAPILKWGLESGVEWFAVEQDYCPGNPMDSLATSLEHLLKLEKVL from the coding sequence ATGATCAGACATAAACTTGCAGCCCAGCTATTCACCTTAAGAAACGAAGTGAAGAAGGATTTCGAGGGTGTTCTTAAAGATTTACGCAAAATGGGATGGGCGGCCGTTCAAATCGATGGTCTACATGGATACCCCGCCCGGGATATTGCTGCGGTGATGAAGGAAGCAGGCTTGAAGACCGCCGGCATGCATGTCGGCTTGGAGCGGATGAAGCATGATCTGAATGCCGTGCTGGAGGAAGCCCTCCTGTTCGATACGAAAGATTTCATCTGCCACTCGCTGCCGGACGGTCTTCAAACGCCCGAAGGGTACGCGAGCGTAAAGAAAGACTTACTGGCTGTTGCCGCCAAAGTCGACGGCACGGGATATCGGGTCGGTTACCATAATCATGACTTTGAATTTCACACGACGATCGACGGGAAATTCGCACTGGAATATTTATTGGAGGATACTTCCATATATGCTGAAATCGATACCTATTGGGTTCTGAAGGCCGGCCATGATCCGTTATCATTTATCCGGAATTATGCTTTCCGTATGCCGATCCTTCATTTGAAAGACATGACCTCAGACGGCCGGCAATATTTCTCCGAGATTGGAAGTGGCCTCATTGACTTTGCGCCGATTTTGAAATGGGGACTGGAAAGCGGCGTTGAATGGTTTGCGGTGGAGCAGGACTATTGTCCGGGCAATCCGATGGATAGCTTGGCTACCAGTTTGGAGCATCTCTTGAAGCTTGAGAAAGTCCTTTGA